The following are encoded together in the Schistocerca gregaria isolate iqSchGreg1 unplaced genomic scaffold, iqSchGreg1.2 ptg000888l, whole genome shotgun sequence genome:
- the LOC126324507 gene encoding bifunctional epoxide hydrolase 2-like — translation MVTNSMCPTSEKLKWIEGAGLKTALFDHVVNSCEIQALKPDPAVYSEALRRLLVSETEAVFLGHDRDELEGARHLGITTVVMEPTFALEREDYRKFDYIVSDWSEVAELPVYN, via the exons ATGGTGACAAATTCGATGTGTCCGACGAGCGAGAAGCTGAAGTGGATTGAAGGAGCAGGGCTGAAAACTGCGCT GTTCGATCACGTCGTTAACAGCTGCGAGATTCAAGCGCTGAAGCCGGACCCGGCGGTGTACTCCGAGGCGCTTCGCAGACTGCTGGTTTCGGAGACGGAGGCGGTGTTCTTGGGGCACGACCGAGACGAGCTGGAAGGTGCGAGGCACTTGGGAATAACGACCGTCGTGATGGAGCCCACGTTCGCGCTAGAGCGGGAGGATTACAGGAAGTTCGACTACATCGTGAGCGActggagcgaggtggcggagttGCCCGTGTACAATTGA